In a genomic window of Ancylothrix sp. D3o:
- a CDS encoding TldD/PmbA family protein: MSPSTLLLSRELPALQYDSTTERFDETWEAPLSVLLGLGRAAGADFVEFFLERVNYISCLAEDDTITSISPRLSTGAGVRVFRGTADCYVSTNDLSFSGLKAALEKGLSILGLQLPSANAFIPEIHLELLRDYATKKGKDSWLSNCSSMREMGEVLLAGNAKLNLKASHVQSRRASYFRDWQEVLVAASDGTFARDIRLTQSAGFNLLCADGAHRSSIAKRAGNTSDPSFLRVWNYEEDAAEVAESAGKMLYADYVESGNYPIIMANEFGGVIFHEACGHLLETTQIERKTTPFADKKGEKIAHESLTAWDEGRTDNAFGTIDMDDEGMPAQRTLLIEKGVLKNFLADRAGSLRTGHPRTGSGRRQNYSYAAASRMRNTYIAPGDYSIDDLFASIDKGIYCKKMGGGSVGATGQFNFGVEEAYLIENGKVTKPLKGATLIGDAQEIMNKISMCSQDLGLAAGFCGSVSGSIYTTVGQPHLKVDSITIGGR, from the coding sequence ATGAGTCCCAGTACCCTACTTTTATCACGAGAACTGCCGGCACTACAATATGACTCGACAACCGAGCGATTTGATGAAACTTGGGAAGCTCCACTTTCTGTCCTTTTAGGTTTAGGACGCGCTGCGGGTGCTGATTTCGTCGAATTTTTCCTTGAACGAGTTAATTATATCAGTTGTTTGGCAGAAGATGACACGATTACCAGTATTTCTCCTCGTCTGTCAACGGGCGCCGGGGTGCGGGTGTTTCGGGGAACGGCTGATTGTTATGTCAGCACGAATGATTTATCTTTTTCGGGCCTAAAAGCTGCTTTAGAAAAAGGTCTTTCTATTTTGGGTTTACAGTTGCCTTCGGCTAATGCTTTTATTCCAGAAATTCATTTAGAGTTGTTGCGCGATTATGCAACGAAAAAAGGCAAGGATTCGTGGTTATCGAATTGCAGTTCGATGCGCGAAATGGGTGAGGTTTTGCTGGCCGGTAATGCTAAGTTAAATCTCAAGGCTAGTCATGTTCAATCACGCCGGGCAAGTTATTTCCGTGATTGGCAAGAGGTTTTGGTGGCTGCTTCGGATGGCACTTTTGCCCGCGATATTCGCCTTACTCAGTCGGCTGGTTTTAATTTGTTGTGCGCTGATGGTGCCCATCGTTCTTCGATAGCTAAACGGGCCGGTAATACAAGTGATCCAAGCTTTTTACGAGTTTGGAATTATGAGGAGGATGCTGCTGAGGTGGCGGAGTCTGCCGGCAAGATGTTATATGCCGATTATGTGGAGTCGGGAAATTACCCGATTATTATGGCTAATGAGTTTGGGGGTGTGATTTTTCACGAGGCTTGTGGGCACTTGTTGGAAACTACTCAAATTGAACGCAAAACTACTCCTTTTGCTGATAAGAAAGGCGAAAAAATTGCTCACGAAAGTTTGACTGCTTGGGATGAGGGACGCACTGATAATGCGTTCGGTACTATTGATATGGATGATGAGGGTATGCCGGCTCAACGTACTCTTTTAATCGAAAAAGGTGTGCTGAAAAATTTCTTGGCTGATCGGGCCGGTTCTTTGCGTACTGGTCATCCTCGCACCGGCAGTGGACGCCGCCAAAATTATTCCTATGCTGCTGCTTCTCGGATGCGAAATACTTATATTGCACCTGGGGATTACAGTATTGATGATTTGTTTGCGTCTATTGATAAGGGCATTTATTGCAAGAAAATGGGCGGGGGTAGTGTCGGGGCTACCGGCCAATTTAATTTTGGTGTGGAAGAGGCTTATTTAATTGAAAATGGGAAGGTTACTAAGCCTTTGAAAGGGGCTACTTTGATTGGGGATGCACAGGAAATTATGAATAAAATTTCTATGTGTTCTCAAGATTTGGGTCTGGCTGCCGGTTTTTGTGGTTCGGTTAGTGGCAGTATTTATACTACTGTTGGTCAGCCTCATTTGAAGGTTGATTCGATTACTATTGGTGGCCGGTAG
- a CDS encoding TldD/PmbA family protein yields the protein MPNINEIASYAEDSAKKLGIKKYDIYGAIVDDTSVQVDRGEPKQVKASNRSSVTVRVWNDEQTMGITSTTDVDPKGLELALKMAYEASFFGVKEYAPDFSPEATAPLAAEIPNEKSQQAPVSELIQTLIGVEKELLEAHPAIKGVPYNGLAQRDMDRFYLNSEGALRTEARSTASIYLYTKTEEEGKKPRSAGAFKISRGLEGLDTEGCLKEAVEKTISHLNYEKVKTGKYRVVFSPEAFLSLLGAFSNLFNAQSILDKQSLSTPDSLGTEVASPLLCVCDDALHPANIGAETFDGEGTPTRRVEVIKDGILSSFLHSSGTAKRMNASPTGHANTGAKVTVSPHFYHVFAGKPAAAEYSLETAENVILIDDLQALHAGVKSLQGSFSLPFDGWIVNKGVKTSIESATVAGDFLELLKSIIFVESEAELTPGGLCPRVWVEGLSVTGE from the coding sequence ATGCCGAATATTAATGAGATTGCAAGTTACGCTGAGGATTCTGCGAAGAAGTTGGGTATCAAGAAGTATGATATCTATGGGGCTATTGTGGATGATACGAGTGTCCAGGTAGACCGGGGTGAGCCTAAGCAGGTTAAGGCTTCTAATCGTTCTAGTGTGACGGTTCGGGTTTGGAATGATGAGCAAACAATGGGCATCACTAGCACGACGGATGTTGATCCAAAGGGTTTGGAATTGGCGTTAAAGATGGCTTATGAGGCTAGTTTTTTTGGGGTGAAGGAATACGCTCCTGATTTTAGTCCTGAAGCGACGGCTCCTTTGGCGGCTGAGATTCCAAATGAGAAGTCACAACAAGCGCCAGTTTCTGAATTAATACAGACTTTGATAGGAGTTGAAAAGGAGCTTTTAGAGGCTCATCCTGCTATTAAAGGTGTGCCTTATAATGGTTTGGCGCAGCGGGATATGGATCGTTTTTATCTGAATAGTGAGGGGGCTTTGCGGACGGAGGCTCGCTCGACGGCTTCGATTTATTTGTACACTAAAACTGAGGAGGAAGGTAAGAAACCTCGCAGTGCCGGTGCTTTTAAAATAAGTCGGGGTTTGGAGGGTCTTGATACTGAGGGTTGTCTAAAGGAGGCGGTTGAGAAAACGATTAGCCATTTAAACTATGAAAAGGTTAAAACCGGCAAATATCGGGTTGTGTTTTCGCCGGAGGCTTTTTTAAGTTTGTTGGGGGCGTTTTCTAATTTGTTTAATGCTCAAAGTATTTTGGATAAGCAAAGTCTTTCTACTCCTGATTCTTTGGGTACGGAAGTTGCTTCTCCTTTGCTTTGTGTATGTGATGATGCGCTTCATCCGGCAAATATTGGGGCCGAAACTTTTGATGGGGAAGGTACACCGACTCGTCGGGTTGAGGTTATTAAGGATGGAATTTTGAGCAGCTTTTTGCATAGTTCAGGAACGGCAAAACGCATGAATGCTTCTCCCACCGGCCATGCCAATACGGGGGCGAAGGTAACGGTTAGTCCGCATTTTTATCATGTTTTTGCTGGTAAGCCGGCTGCTGCCGAATACAGTCTGGAAACGGCAGAAAATGTGATTTTAATTGATGATTTGCAGGCGCTTCATGCGGGTGTCAAATCTTTACAAGGTTCCTTTTCTTTGCCGTTTGATGGTTGGATTGTTAATAAAGGTGTTAAAACCAGTATTGAGTCTGCTACTGTCGCCGGTGATTTTCTGGAGTTGTTGAAGTCGATTATTTTTGTGGAAAGTGAGGCTGAGTTAACACCTGGTGGTTTGTGCCCTCGTGTTTGGGTTGAGGGGTTATCTGTTACTGGTGAATAA
- a CDS encoding VOC family protein yields MLSTETTPQTSLNTGTLRRVHHIALNVQNMDVSRNFYGKILGLHELAGEEVPSTLKELVSQGKVANFITPDGTVLDLFWEPELSPPHSDPTQQFTRANHLAFDIDKSLFDEAVEVLKNNNVRIDSGPVTRPTGRGIYFYDPDGFLIEIRCDP; encoded by the coding sequence ATGCTCTCAACTGAAACCACGCCCCAAACCAGTCTAAACACCGGCACCCTGCGGCGAGTACATCACATCGCCTTAAATGTGCAAAATATGGACGTTTCCCGCAATTTTTACGGCAAAATACTCGGACTGCATGAACTTGCCGGCGAAGAAGTTCCCAGCACTCTTAAAGAGTTAGTTTCCCAAGGAAAAGTAGCGAATTTTATCACTCCAGATGGAACGGTATTAGATTTATTTTGGGAACCGGAACTTAGCCCACCTCATAGCGATCCTACTCAACAATTTACGCGGGCTAATCACTTAGCTTTTGATATTGATAAAAGTTTATTTGATGAGGCGGTGGAAGTTTTAAAAAATAACAATGTTCGCATCGATAGCGGGCCGGTTACTCGCCCGACTGGACGGGGAATTTATTTCTATGATCCTGATGGATTTTTAATCGAAATTCGCTGTGATCCCTAA
- a CDS encoding RnfABCDGE type electron transport complex subunit D yields the protein MSAEFFSHTSKHSLFFCYAMLQDARDYQILFLSGFLILGIATRDWTLQFDLMAVVFFTCLLTQALATWYFHRPSNPSYSEIFASLKSAVITSLSLCLLLRADSYFTMLIAANLAILSKFFIKFQGKHFFNPANFGIISALILRPDAWVSPGQWGDDWWYGLLFFGGGSLILKKVGRWDTTVAFLLTYSCLEAVRNVWLGWTWDVFLHRLMSGSLLLFALFMITDPRSIPNARVSRLIWAALIAIFTFILRNQFFVSEAVFWALFAVAPLTILLNFIWPASDFSWLQTTNLESLSVAKDEEPLGIAQHTI from the coding sequence GTGTCAGCCGAATTTTTTAGCCATACTAGCAAGCATTCGCTTTTTTTTTGCTATGCTATGCTGCAAGATGCGCGAGATTATCAAATTTTGTTTTTGTCTGGGTTTTTGATTTTGGGAATTGCTACGCGAGATTGGACGTTGCAATTTGATTTGATGGCGGTTGTATTTTTTACTTGTTTGCTAACTCAAGCTTTAGCAACTTGGTATTTTCACCGGCCCTCAAACCCCAGCTATTCTGAAATTTTTGCTTCTTTAAAAAGTGCTGTCATTACGTCTTTGAGTCTTTGTTTGCTGTTGCGGGCAGATTCTTATTTTACGATGCTAATTGCGGCAAACTTGGCAATTTTAAGTAAGTTTTTTATTAAATTTCAGGGCAAGCATTTCTTTAATCCTGCTAATTTCGGCATTATTTCTGCGCTGATTTTAAGGCCGGATGCTTGGGTTTCTCCGGGGCAATGGGGGGATGATTGGTGGTATGGTTTATTGTTTTTTGGAGGTGGAAGTTTAATTTTAAAAAAAGTAGGCCGGTGGGATACAACTGTGGCGTTTTTATTAACTTATAGTTGTTTGGAGGCTGTTCGTAATGTTTGGCTTGGTTGGACTTGGGATGTATTTTTGCACCGGCTGATGAGTGGTTCTTTGTTGTTGTTTGCTTTGTTTATGATTACAGATCCGCGTTCGATTCCAAATGCTAGAGTTAGCCGGCTAATTTGGGCAGCATTAATCGCCATTTTCACTTTTATTCTGCGAAATCAGTTTTTTGTTTCTGAGGCGGTTTTTTGGGCTTTGTTTGCTGTTGCACCTCTGACAATTTTGCTAAATTTCATCTGGCCGGCCAGCGATTTTTCCTGGTTGCAAACAACAAATTTAGAAAGTTTAAGCGTTGCGAAAGATGAGGAACCGCTGGGGATAGCCCAGCATACGATATAA
- a CDS encoding DUF2330 domain-containing protein, with protein sequence MKIWQVLKSALVAVLLLLLCVPAAQAFCGFYVAKADSKLYNQASQVVIAKDGNRTILTMANDYQGAIKDFALVVPVPVVLQQEQVRIGDAQIIERLDSFSAPRLVEYFDEDPCEVLRPMPAPGASRGPIPAMAPAPYQEDSLGVTVEAKFSVGEYDIVVLSAKESDGLETWLNQNGYQIPSGASPLLRPYIRQNMKFFVAKVNLAEFEKGGYSFLRPLMIAYESPKFMLPIRLGMINSTGEQDLIVYVLSPKGQAEITNYRTVNVPSNAEIPVFVKAQFADFYKAMFNTSYNREGKKVAFLEYAWNMAGCDPCSADPLNQEELKKAGVFWLTPNGNNNVFVTRLHVRYSRDKFPEDLMFQETSNQQSFQGRYVLRHPFKGAVSCEAGKQYQKSLPARFEQEAQTLAKLTGWNMQEIRNKMKQLQSQQTPFWRSIWP encoded by the coding sequence ATGAAAATTTGGCAAGTTTTAAAAAGTGCGTTAGTGGCTGTTTTGTTGCTGCTTTTATGCGTACCGGCAGCCCAAGCTTTTTGCGGGTTTTATGTGGCAAAAGCTGACAGCAAATTGTATAACCAAGCGTCGCAAGTAGTGATTGCTAAAGACGGAAACCGCACGATTTTAACAATGGCGAATGACTATCAAGGTGCTATTAAAGATTTTGCCCTTGTGGTGCCGGTGCCGGTGGTTTTGCAACAAGAACAAGTCCGCATTGGCGACGCGCAAATTATTGAACGTCTCGATAGTTTTAGTGCGCCTCGTTTGGTAGAATATTTTGATGAAGACCCTTGTGAGGTTTTGCGACCGATGCCGGCTCCCGGTGCTTCACGCGGCCCTATTCCTGCAATGGCCCCAGCGCCCTATCAAGAAGATAGTTTAGGCGTAACAGTTGAAGCAAAATTTAGCGTCGGGGAATATGATATTGTGGTTCTCAGTGCTAAAGAATCGGATGGTTTAGAAACATGGCTAAACCAAAATGGTTATCAAATTCCCTCTGGTGCAAGTCCGCTTTTACGTCCCTATATTCGCCAAAACATGAAATTTTTTGTGGCGAAAGTTAATTTGGCAGAATTTGAGAAAGGGGGTTATAGTTTTCTGCGGCCTTTGATGATTGCTTATGAGTCTCCTAAGTTTATGTTGCCGATACGTTTGGGGATGATTAATAGCACCGGCGAACAAGATTTGATTGTTTATGTTTTGTCTCCCAAAGGTCAAGCAGAAATTACTAACTACCGCACGGTAAATGTGCCTTCTAATGCAGAAATTCCTGTTTTTGTCAAGGCACAGTTTGCTGATTTTTATAAGGCGATGTTTAATACTTCTTACAATCGAGAAGGCAAGAAAGTTGCGTTTTTGGAATATGCCTGGAATATGGCTGGTTGTGATCCCTGTTCGGCTGATCCTTTAAATCAGGAAGAGTTGAAGAAAGCGGGGGTGTTTTGGTTAACGCCAAACGGCAATAATAATGTGTTTGTTACTCGTTTGCACGTTCGTTATAGCCGTGATAAATTCCCCGAAGATTTGATGTTTCAAGAAACTTCTAATCAACAATCTTTTCAGGGGCGTTATGTTTTGCGCCATCCGTTTAAGGGTGCTGTAAGTTGTGAAGCCGGCAAACAATATCAAAAATCTCTGCCGGCACGCTTTGAGCAAGAAGCGCAAACTCTGGCAAAATTAACGGGGTGGAATATGCAGGAAATTCGTAATAAAATGAAGCAACTTCAAAGTCAACAAACTCCATTTTGGCGGAGTATTTGGCCGTAA
- a CDS encoding tetratricopeptide repeat protein: protein MVSQKRNRWIIQTVMILALTAFVGFSLLPILTTVPKAKQVPQQAATPTPTSASQQPSGQLNKQADLEAQARGYELVLQKEPENKAALEGLIRTRLQLNDVKGVIAPLEKLAALNANEPSYTVLLAQAKQQTGDVEGAGAAYRSILNSKPGNIDALQGMVNLLLQQNRPEAALGLLQDTIKNAPNLNKAQPGSVDVVAVQLILGQAYAQQNRYDQAIIVYDELSKTKPDDFRPILGKAIVLKTQGKVEEGKALFNRASALAPAQYKDQIQQMATDNKPAASQTSPPASQTSPPASPPTSPPASPTP from the coding sequence ATGGTGTCCCAAAAACGCAATCGCTGGATTATTCAAACGGTGATGATATTAGCACTCACCGCCTTTGTGGGGTTTTCCCTGCTTCCGATTCTCACTACCGTTCCCAAAGCAAAGCAAGTGCCTCAACAGGCTGCTACACCGACACCGACATCAGCATCGCAGCAACCGTCTGGCCAGCTAAACAAGCAGGCCGACTTAGAAGCGCAGGCGCGGGGTTATGAATTGGTTTTGCAAAAAGAACCAGAAAATAAGGCGGCTCTGGAGGGGTTGATCCGCACGAGATTACAGTTAAATGATGTTAAAGGTGTGATTGCGCCGCTGGAAAAATTGGCAGCATTAAATGCAAATGAACCAAGCTATACAGTATTGTTGGCGCAGGCAAAACAACAAACTGGAGATGTTGAAGGTGCCGGTGCGGCTTATCGTTCAATTTTGAATAGTAAACCAGGGAATATTGACGCATTGCAAGGAATGGTGAATTTGTTATTACAACAAAACCGGCCTGAAGCTGCGCTAGGGTTGTTACAAGATACGATTAAAAATGCCCCAAACCTCAATAAAGCACAACCTGGTAGTGTGGATGTGGTGGCTGTTCAGCTAATTTTAGGTCAAGCGTATGCTCAACAAAACCGATATGATCAAGCGATTATTGTTTATGATGAGTTGAGCAAAACAAAACCCGATGATTTTAGGCCGATTTTAGGCAAAGCAATTGTCTTAAAAACTCAAGGAAAAGTTGAGGAAGGAAAGGCTTTGTTTAATCGAGCAAGCGCCCTCGCACCGGCACAATATAAGGATCAAATTCAACAAATGGCAACCGATAACAAGCCGGCAGCCTCGCAAACTTCGCCGCCAGCTTCGCAAACTTCGCCGCCAGCCTCGCCGCCAACTTCGCCGCCTGCTTCCCCAACTCCTTAG
- a CDS encoding TMEM165/GDT1 family protein: MLTAFTKGLLLITVSELGDKTFFIAAILAMRHNRRLVFIGVVAALAAMTILSVLIGKAASFLRQEYIDFAEIALFLGFGLKLLYDASKMPATSNGDELEEAAAVVEKAEINLPDNAVKKSGNLALALQSPQLAIVMQSFALTFVAEWGDRTQITTIALAASNDAWGVTLGAILGHSICALIAVMAGRLIAGRISERTVTAIGGGLFLIFGFIALIENFPK; encoded by the coding sequence GTGTTAACAGCATTTACCAAAGGTTTATTACTAATTACGGTTTCTGAATTAGGCGACAAAACGTTTTTTATTGCCGCAATTTTAGCGATGCGCCACAACCGGCGTTTGGTATTTATTGGAGTGGTTGCAGCGTTGGCAGCGATGACTATTCTCTCGGTTTTAATTGGTAAAGCGGCCTCATTTTTACGCCAAGAATATATTGATTTTGCCGAAATTGCCTTGTTTTTGGGCTTTGGCTTAAAGCTGCTTTATGATGCCAGCAAAATGCCGGCCACATCAAATGGTGATGAACTTGAAGAAGCCGCTGCGGTAGTGGAAAAAGCCGAGATAAATTTACCCGACAATGCTGTTAAAAAAAGCGGCAATTTAGCCTTAGCTTTGCAGTCGCCACAATTGGCAATTGTTATGCAATCTTTTGCCCTGACTTTTGTTGCCGAATGGGGAGATCGCACCCAAATTACAACCATTGCTTTAGCTGCAAGTAACGACGCCTGGGGAGTGACATTGGGTGCTATTTTAGGCCATAGCATCTGCGCGTTAATTGCAGTCATGGCCGGTCGCTTAATAGCAGGTCGCATTTCAGAACGAACGGTTACAGCAATAGGCGGTGGACTGTTTCTTATTTTTGGTTTTATTGCTTTGATAGAAAACTTTCCTAAATGA
- a CDS encoding DUF1972 domain-containing protein translates to MRTLYILGIRGLPAKHGGFETFAERLALYLISQNWKVAVYCQEDHGTEIWEDYWNGVKLIHIPIPYKKATGTIVFDWKATLHAARQEGLFLTLGYNTAIFCGLLRLKGLTNIINMDGLEWKRQKWNHVEKAWLYINELLGCWFGNHLIADHPEIKTHLITRVPAEKVTVIPYGADRVVAPKIEVLNHYNLEAYQYVIVIARPEPENSILEVVSAFSRQKKGYKMLVLGKYYDDVAYHQEVKKAASEEVIFPGAIYEKEAVNALRYYARLYIHGHTVGGTNPSLVEAMSASSPILAHDNKFNRWVAGVDAHYFSTEEECAQQLDWLLDSEEELNKMRQGSLKRYNEEFAEDSDVKAYEKLFFQQLGKRETEVDLSLDKQQVP, encoded by the coding sequence ATGCGTACATTATACATTCTTGGAATTCGCGGCCTACCGGCAAAACACGGCGGTTTTGAAACTTTCGCTGAACGTTTGGCACTTTACCTTATTTCACAAAACTGGAAAGTAGCGGTTTATTGCCAAGAAGATCACGGCACAGAAATTTGGGAGGACTATTGGAACGGGGTAAAATTGATTCACATTCCTATCCCGTATAAAAAAGCAACAGGGACAATAGTTTTTGACTGGAAAGCAACCCTCCACGCAGCACGCCAGGAAGGTTTATTTTTAACCTTGGGTTATAACACAGCCATTTTCTGCGGGTTGTTGCGTTTAAAAGGTTTAACCAACATCATCAATATGGATGGGCTGGAATGGAAACGGCAAAAATGGAACCATGTAGAAAAAGCCTGGTTATATATTAATGAACTGTTAGGATGTTGGTTTGGAAATCATTTAATTGCCGACCACCCAGAAATAAAAACTCATTTAATCACAAGAGTGCCGGCAGAAAAAGTAACTGTTATTCCCTACGGCGCTGACCGAGTTGTGGCCCCAAAAATTGAGGTTCTCAACCATTACAATTTGGAAGCATATCAATATGTAATCGTCATTGCCAGACCTGAACCTGAAAACTCTATTTTAGAAGTTGTTTCGGCATTTTCCAGACAAAAAAAAGGCTATAAAATGTTGGTTTTAGGAAAATATTATGACGACGTAGCCTATCATCAAGAAGTTAAAAAAGCGGCGAGTGAGGAAGTGATATTTCCTGGGGCAATTTATGAAAAAGAAGCCGTGAATGCCTTAAGATATTATGCAAGGCTTTATATTCATGGGCACACTGTGGGCGGTACAAATCCTTCCCTCGTTGAAGCCATGAGCGCCAGTTCTCCAATTCTTGCTCACGATAATAAATTTAACCGCTGGGTTGCTGGCGTAGACGCTCATTATTTTTCTACGGAGGAAGAATGTGCTCAACAACTCGACTGGCTTCTCGATAGTGAAGAAGAACTCAACAAAATGAGACAAGGCAGCCTCAAACGTTACAACGAAGAATTTGCAGAAGACAGTGATGTTAAAGCTTATGAGAAATTGTTTTTCCAGCAACTCGGCAAACGAGAGACTGAGGTTGATCTATCGCTGGATAAGCAGCAAGTTCCCTAA
- the htpG gene encoding molecular chaperone HtpG, with the protein MTILEQGTITIHTENIFPIIKKSLYSDHEIFLRELISNAVDAIQKMKMVSLAGEFSGEVGEPEITLTIDKDNKTLAISDNGIGMTAEEVKKYINQVAFSSAEEFIQKYKAADDQQIIGHFGLGFYSSFMVATKVEIDTLSYKEGAQAVHWSCDGSPTFELTDSTRDTRGTTITLTLQEEEAEYVEASRIRQLVKTYCDFMPVAIKMDGEQINRQKAIWRQSPSSLSKEDYLEFYRYLYPFQEDPLLWVHLNTDYPFLVNGILYFPKLKPDVDVTKGQIKLFCNQVFVSEHCEEIVPKFLLPMRGVIDSPDIPLNVSRSALQMDRTVRKIADFIAKKVGDRLKELYREDRENYISSWKDLGTFVKFGALNDEKFKKQVEDIIIYRTSAELSAAKTDTPAVEVQSEDGDIWQQVKPEGGTAGGPSFTTIKEYLERNKEGHENRVFYCTDEVTQATYIQLHKSQGLEVLFMDSFIDPHFISFLEREFKDVKFSRVDSELDDTLIDKDKTSEIVDPSTNKTRSEEIADLFKTALNKPKLTVRTEALKSDDAAATPPAMVLLPEFLRRLRDMNAILQQQDLGQFPDEHILVVNTSHPLIQNLASLSQGSIIQGEGKSPSAELAEMICHHVYDLALMAQKGFDAEGMKAFVERSNKVLTQLTEKAAK; encoded by the coding sequence ATGACAATTCTGGAACAAGGCACGATTACTATACATACCGAGAATATTTTTCCCATTATCAAGAAGTCTCTTTATTCTGACCACGAAATTTTCTTGCGGGAATTAATTTCTAACGCCGTCGATGCCATCCAGAAAATGAAAATGGTTTCTTTGGCCGGCGAATTTTCTGGAGAAGTAGGCGAACCCGAAATTACTCTCACCATCGACAAAGATAATAAAACCCTCGCCATTTCTGACAACGGTATTGGGATGACTGCCGAAGAGGTTAAAAAATATATTAACCAAGTGGCATTTTCCAGCGCCGAAGAATTTATCCAAAAATATAAAGCCGCAGATGACCAGCAAATTATTGGTCACTTTGGCCTCGGTTTCTACTCATCTTTTATGGTGGCAACAAAAGTAGAAATTGACACCCTTTCTTACAAAGAAGGTGCCCAAGCTGTTCACTGGTCTTGTGACGGTTCTCCTACGTTTGAACTTACCGACTCGACGCGCGACACACGCGGCACCACCATCACCCTGACGCTGCAAGAAGAAGAGGCCGAATATGTGGAGGCTTCTCGCATCCGCCAATTGGTGAAAACCTATTGTGATTTTATGCCGGTTGCTATCAAAATGGATGGCGAACAAATCAACCGGCAAAAAGCGATTTGGCGGCAATCTCCCAGCAGCCTAAGCAAAGAAGATTACCTAGAATTTTACCGTTATTTGTATCCTTTCCAAGAAGACCCGCTGCTGTGGGTACACCTGAATACCGATTATCCTTTTTTGGTGAATGGGATTTTATATTTCCCGAAACTTAAACCTGATGTTGATGTCACCAAGGGCCAGATTAAACTATTCTGTAATCAGGTATTTGTCAGCGAACACTGTGAAGAAATTGTTCCGAAATTTTTGTTACCGATGCGCGGGGTAATTGACAGTCCTGATATTCCCTTGAACGTTTCCCGCAGTGCCTTGCAAATGGATCGCACCGTGCGGAAAATTGCTGATTTTATTGCCAAAAAAGTTGGCGACCGGCTCAAAGAATTGTATCGAGAAGACCGGGAAAATTATATCAGCAGTTGGAAAGACCTGGGCACGTTTGTTAAGTTTGGGGCGCTGAATGATGAAAAGTTCAAAAAGCAAGTTGAAGATATCATCATTTACCGCACAAGTGCTGAGTTAAGTGCTGCTAAAACTGACACTCCTGCTGTTGAAGTGCAATCGGAAGATGGGGACATTTGGCAACAAGTTAAACCGGAAGGTGGGACTGCCGGTGGCCCTTCCTTTACCACAATTAAGGAATATTTGGAACGCAATAAAGAAGGCCATGAAAATCGCGTATTTTATTGCACCGATGAAGTGACGCAGGCGACTTACATACAACTGCATAAAAGTCAAGGGTTAGAAGTCCTATTTATGGATTCTTTCATTGACCCGCACTTTATCAGTTTCTTGGAACGCGAGTTTAAAGATGTGAAGTTTTCTCGCGTTGATTCAGAACTTGATGATACTTTGATTGACAAAGATAAAACCTCTGAAATTGTCGATCCAAGTACCAATAAAACTCGCAGCGAAGAGATTGCGGACTTGTTTAAAACCGCGCTGAATAAGCCAAAATTGACGGTACGCACGGAGGCTTTGAAATCGGATGATGCTGCTGCAACGCCGCCGGCAATGGTGTTATTGCCTGAGTTTTTGCGCCGGTTGCGTGATATGAATGCTATTTTGCAACAGCAGGATTTAGGGCAGTTCCCCGATGAGCATATTTTGGTGGTAAATACGTCGCACCCGTTGATTCAAAATTTGGCATCTTTGAGTCAAGGTTCGATTATTCAAGGTGAAGGAAAATCGCCTTCTGCGGAGTTGGCTGAGATGATTTGTCATCATGTTTATGATTTGGCTTTGATGGCTCAAAAAGGCTTTGATGCTGAGGGTATGAAAGCGTTTGTTGAGCGTTCAAATAAGGTGCTGACTCAGTTAACAGAAAAGGCGGCCAAATAG